In the genome of Aspergillus flavus chromosome 8, complete sequence, one region contains:
- a CDS encoding multidrug resistance-associated protein (ABC transporter) — MTGNPEIWSATTGVLGLLLIALNTAPATLNVVHRLSKRSQPIRLETLLIAKPGYQDEDGEATESSLLSFADSWQRVTIAILSVVGLELSLALAILCLETGQSYFIIPFWLLLGCWALLCLQSVAFFTESSTVERYRLSIYSFWTSALTVAVPCIELCLFWSAGYDANPGHAQTGLLASQIVAAFLRGLCSILIPRRPNVYHDGQIVDQELTYSVYSRFTFSWVNDLMKYAAENNSLEIDSLPKLPFAVRAENLYTRLEQTRQSRKLWKALVLGNMRPLIWQAVLSLITCVLSFGPQIAMYGILKALEERSVGLGNNLHAWLWVGALGVVIVVSYSIESWLWWIISSQLWVPIYEGLSSIIFAKSIRCKDVKSMKPTKDNSTPEDEGAQEEKGRQSIMNLAAVDSKRVADFATFNYLIPSCIMRLLLAAGFLAHLLGWKSLLAGLSVSLVITPLNTFVTKRYSAAQQEFMKANDKRTSTVTEVLQGIRQIKFAALEQQWQDRINEKRRVELDLLWKTSLYTTALVTVWILGPLMLSAVSLTVYALTYGDLPASVAFTALSVFGNLESAMAGLPDLISKGMEAKVSSDRIDEYLSSAEKVPHTSDVDEISFESATIAWPSQEEGTPKLPEMDDSFVLRNLNLKFPPKGLSIVAGRTGSGKSLLLAAILGECDIIQGSIAVPHAPSLEERQDDRATRDNWIIDTALAYVAQNPWMENATIRENILFGLPYNWRRYRKVLKASGLEKDLTILPDADMTDIGANGINLSGGQRWRVSFARALYSRAGILVMDDIFSALDAETGRHVYEHGLTGELAQNRTRILVTHHVGLCLPRTDYCVLLENGYMTHAGTVEQVRAAHGLTEFLHGLNAEMRDLKDREIARDASFRKRSSVGPPPPTESHTPKQFTQDEDRATGSIPLKVYTAYMTKGNSWLAWTFTILMYAGFMALLVGRSWWVSLWTSPKPVSSTEESTTIWEDTIDRFKAVQVDNDLMFYLGVYLALSAAACVIGALRQFAITYASLQSSRQLFQDLLAVVLRAPMRWLDTVPLGRILNRFTSDIYTVDWRLAFDLGHFVYKALELASIMVAGLLVSPLLLVFAFLLLLFCLYLSNSYLAGARELKRLESNSKSPVMELFDSSLAGLTTIRAFNKADVYIRKMYSKLDRHAQTVWNSWLFNRWLSFRMSIVGAVFSTGAAALVVYVPTIPAALAGFAISFALQYNYAVSMGLRFYAEMEMDMNATERVLEYSTIETEDQGGYEPPAAWPLRGRVEVEDLVVSYAPDLPPVLNGLSFNMQPNQRVGVVGRTGAGKSSLTLALFRFLEAREGRIIIDGLDVSRMTLQALRSRLAIIPQDPVLFSGTVRSNLDPFHEYTDTELYNALERVHLLSFEDAITLASQSYHGSSSGSDTVASIPMSPTGGPSKPSSFFTSLASPISEGGLNLSQGQRQLLCLARAIVAQPKIMILDEATSAVDMETDALIQRSIRSEFGRNESSLLVIAHRLSTIADFDRILVMDAGKAVEFGPPRELLGIEGGVFRNLVENSGERAVLEQMILGKRN, encoded by the exons ATGACAGGCAATCCGGAGATTTGGTCAGCTACAACTGGTGTTCTCGGGTTATTATTGATAGCCCTGAATACCGCACCAGCAACACTCAATGTTGTTCACCGGCTGTCAAAACGATCCCAGCCGATACGCCTGGAAACGCTGCTAATCGCCAAACCGGGGTAtcaagatgaggatggagaagctACGGAGTCATCATTGCTTAGCTTCGCTGATTCCTGGCAGAGAGTGACGATTGCGATATTATCTGTGGTCGGATTAGAACTGTCGCTCGCGCTGGCAATTCTTTGTCTCGAGACTGGTCAGAGCTACTTTATTATTCCTTTCTGGTTACTCTTGGGTTGCTGG GCTTTGCTGTGCTTGCAATCTGTTGCCTTTTTCACAGAGTCCTCGACAGTAGAGCGGTATCGGCTTAGCATCTATTCGTTCTGGACTAGCGCACTCACGGTCGCGGTGCCCTGCATCGAACTCTGCCTGTTTTGGTCAGCCGGTTACGACGCCAACCCAGGACATGCGCAGACAGGGCTTCTTGCCAGCCAAATTGTGGCAGCCTTCCTACGCGGCCTTTGCTCGATCCTAATCCCCCGACGGCCGAATGTGTACCACGATGGACAAATCGTTGATCAGGAGCTCACGTATAGTGTATACAGTCGATTCACCTTCAGCTGGGTCAATGACCTGATGAAGTATGCCGCAGAGAACAATAGCCTCGAAATTGATAGTCTACCGAAGCTGCCGTTCGCCGTTCGTGCTGAGAATTTATACACTCGTCTTGAGCAGACTCGCCAGTCCCGCAAGCTGTGGAAGGCACTGGTGCTCGGAAATATGCGACCGCTGATTTGGCAGGCTGTGCTAAGCTTGATTACTTGTGTGTTGAGCTTCGGACCACAGATAGCAATGTATGGAATCTTGAAGGCACTAGAAGAGCGCTCAGTGGGGCTCGGAAATAACCTCCATGCGTGGTTATGGGTGGGAGCTTTGGGGGTAGTTATTGTTGTGTCCTACAGCATTGAGTCGTGGTTGTGGTGGATTATATCCTCGCAGCTTTGGGTTCCGATCTACGAGGGGCTTTCGTCTATCATATTCGCCAAGTCGATACGCTGCAAGGATGTCAAGAGCATGAAACCGACAAAGGACAACAGTACACCTGAGGATGAAGGGGCACAAGAGGAAAAGGGCCGTCAGAGTATCATGAACCTAGCAGCAGTAGATTCGAAGCGAGTTGCCGATTTTGCAACGTTCAACTATCTCATTCCCTCGTGTATTATGCGGCTTCTACTAGCTGCTGGGTTCTTGGCTCATTTACTTGGATGGAAAAGCCTCCTGGCTGGATTATCTGTCTCACTGGTGATAACTCCTTTAAATACGTTTGTGACGAAGCGGTACTCTGCTGCGCAGCAGGAGTTCATGAAGGCTAACGACAAGCGCACTTCCACCGTGACTGAGGTACTTCAAGGCATCCGACAGATCAAGTTCGCTGCTCTTGAGCAACAGTGGCAGGATCGTATCAATGAAAAGCGTCGTGTTGAACTCGATCTTCTGTGGAAGACTTCTCTTTATACTACTGCGTTGGTGACGGTGTGGATACTGGGACCATTGATGCTTTCCGCAGTTTCTTTGACTGTATACGCTTTGACCTACGGTGACCTTCCTGCCTCGGTCGCATTTACTGCTCTCTCAGTTTTTGGAAACCTTGAATCCGCAATGGCTGGCCTGCCGGACCTTATATCTAAAGGTATGGAAGCCAAAGTCAGCTCTGATCGCATCGACGAGTATCTCTCGTCCGCTGAAAAAGTGCCTCATACGAGCGACGTCGATGAGATCTCTTTCGAAAGTGCTACAATTGCATGGCCTAGTCAAGAGGAAGGGACTCCCAAGCTTCCGGAGATGGATGACAGTTTTGTGCTTCGCAACTTGAATCTGAAATTCCCACCGAAAGGACTGAGTATAGTTGCAGGAAGGACTGGGTCTGGAAAGAGTTTACTTCTTGCCGCCATCTTGGGTGAATGCGACATTATACAAGGTTCAATAGCAGTTCCGCACGCACCTTCTCTAGAAGAACGACAAGACGATCGAGCGACCCGTGACAACTGGATTATCGATACGGCCCTAGCTTACGTAGCGCAGAACCCATGGATGGAGAATGCGACTATTCGGGAAAATATCCTTTTCGGTCTACCATACAACTGGCGGAGGTATCGGAAGGTCTTGAAGGCATCAGGGCTGGAAAAGGACCTCACAATCCTACCCGACGCAGACATGACTGACATTGGTGCTAATGGTATAAATCTCAGTGGTGGACAGCGTTGGCGTGTTTCCTTTGCCCGGGCTTTGTATTCCCGCGCAGGCATTCTCGTGATGGATGATATCTTCAGTGCACTGGATGCCGAAACTGGGCGTCATGTGTATGAGCATGGGCTTACAGGAGAGCTGGCACAGAATCGCACCAGAATTCTTGTTACCCATCATGTCGGATTATGTCTTCCTCGGACCGACTATTGTGTTCTTCTCGAGAATGGCTATATGACGCACGCTGGCACAGTGGAACAAGTGCGCGCTGCACATGGCTTAACTGAGTTTCTTCATGGCTTGAATGCTGAGATGAGGGATTTAAAGGACAGGGAAATTGCTCGAGACGCGTCTTTTAGGAAGCGCTCGTCTGTTGGTCCTCCACCTCCAACTGAGAGCCACACCCCAAAGCAATTCACGCAGGATGAAGATCGCGCAACAGGGTCAATACCCCTGAAGGTATATACCGCATATATGACGAAGGGGAATAGCTGGCTAGCATGGACATTCACAATCCTGATGTATGCTGGCTTTATGGCTCTCTTAGTCGGTCGG TCCTGGTGGGTGAGTCTCTGGACAAGTCCTAAGCCTGTATCCTCCACGGAGGAGTCAACGACAATATGGGAAGATACGATAGATCGGTTCAAGGCCGTTCAAGTCGACAATGATCTCATGTTTTATCTCGGCGTCTACCTAGCCTTGTCGGCTGCGGCCTGTGTCATCGGCGCTCTGCGACAGTTTGCAATCACTTACGCATCGCTTCAATCGTCACGTCAACTCTTTCAAGACTTACTCGCAGTCGTCCTCCGGGCACCCATGCGCTGGCTCGACACGGTGCCTCTTGGTCGGATATTGAACAGGTTCACGTCCGACATCTATACGGTGGACTGGCGACTTGCCTTTGATCTCGGACATTTTGTGTACAAAGCACTGGAGCTTGCCAGCATCATGGTGGCCGGTCTTCTGGTATCGCCACTACTTCTTGTATTCGcctttttgttgttgctttTCTGCCTTTACCTATCGAACTCATATCTCGCCGGGGCGAGAGAATTGAAACGCTTGGAAAGCAATTCGAAGAGTCCCGTCATGGAGCTGTTCGACTCCAGTCTTGCAGGCCTCACAACAATTCGTGCGTTCAACAAGGCAGACGTGTACATTCGGAAGATGTACTCAAAACTCGACCGCCACGCCCAAACTGTGTGGAACTCATGGCTCTTTAATAGGTGGCTCTCCTTCCGGATGAGCATTGTCGGCGCTGTTTTCTCAACAGGAGCCGCTGCACTGGTCGTGTATGTTCCCACTATACCTGCAGCACTGGCAGGTTTTGCAATCAGCTTCGCCCTGCAATATAATTACGCCGTGTCTATGGGCCTCCGCTTCTACGCTGAAATGGAGATGGACATGAACGCTACCGAGCGTGTACTGGAATACTCCACTATCGAAAcagaagaccaaggaggCTACGAGCCACCAGCTGCATGGCCATTGCGTGGACGCGTGGAGGTCGAGGACTTGGTAGTCAGCTATGCGCCTGACCTCCCACCTGTCTTGAATGGACTTAGTTTCAATATGCAGCCCAACCAGCGAGTCGGTGTCGTGGGCCGCACTGGAGCCGGGAAGTCCTCGCTAACTCTGGCACTGTTCCGATTCCTAGAGGCTAGAGAAGGTCGTATCATCATTGATGGTCTGGATGTATCCAGGATGACTCTCCAGGCACTCCGCAGCCGCTTGGCCATCATCCCTCAGGATCCAGTTTTATTCTCCGGAACAGTGAGATCCAACCTGGATCCCTTCCATGAGTATACGGATACGGAGCTGTACAATGCGCTGGAACGCGTGCACCTCCTTTCGTTCGAAGACGCTATTACACTCGCCTCCCAGTCCTATCATGGCTCGTCAAGTGGTAGCGACACCGTAGCATCAATACCTATGTCACCCACTGGTGGACCTTCAAAACCTTCTAGTTTCTTCACATCCTTAGCCTCCCCCATATCCGAGGGTGGACTCAATCTCTCTCAAGGCCAGCGCCAGCTCCTTTGTCTCGCTCGTGCTATCGTCGCACAACCCAAGATTATGATCCTAGACGAAGCTACATCCGCCGTCGACATGGAGACTGATGCGCTTATCCAACGCTCGATACGGTCGGAGTTCGGACGTAATGAGTCTTCCCTACTCGTCATCGCTCATCGACTTAGCACAATCGCAGACTTTGATCGAATCCTTGTGATGGACGCAGGCAAAGCAGTAGAGTTTGGGCCACCACGAGAGCTACTTGGAATCGAGGGTGGTGTGTTCAGGAATCTTGTCGAGAACAGCGGCGAGAGGGCAGTCCTGGAACAGATGATTCTcgggaaaagaaattga
- a CDS encoding uncharacterized protein (expressed protein) produces MAASQFFHRVFHRDNRVTESPRSSPLTIPNPAPAPAPASASINNIPNWSRAIFESVGIDKDTCRVNGSPSDPNHLPSLPPDYHSLLSILSDNRPHSRAPIETHPQSQSPFFSRLPPEIRNSIYLFAFGDRRVHLDFDFHPQRGQWTWWHRVCDDAENCLDKTFQCPEYAGAEEAMLKLASRSWVKEGFEYKLNAVNWLRSCRRVYQETLPVLYTSTTFVFTHGIDQLFRLSRVMPQDHLALITSLSVEIDIYRIMKWPPHIDIRFKSFYEEVFRILLCELKNVKDLRFSIAGLSQHADSPVQWISHDEWDWIAPWEGLASSRSWRRLEIAVPRAWVPEFEGVVQRNSVVEEQKRYRLVVGSDGWPRGW; encoded by the exons ATGGCGGCATCCCAGTTTTTTCATAGAGTTTTCCACCGTGACAACCGGGTTACCGAGTCGCCAAGGTCTTCGCCATTAACAATACCAAAcccagctccagctccagctccagcatCAGCGTCGATTAACAATATTCCTAACTGGTCTCGAGCTATCTTCGAATCAGTCGGTATCGACAAAGATACTTGCCGTGTTAACGGGTCCCCTAGTGATCCCAATCACCTCCCAAGCCTCCCACCAGACTATCACTCCTTGTTGTCAATATTAAGTGACAACAGACCCCATAGTAGAGCACCCATAGAGACTCACCCGCAGAGTCAAAGTCCATTCTTCTCCCGTCTTCCACCAGAAATTCGCAATTCGATATATCTCTTCGCTTTTGGGGACCGCCGAGTTCATCTCGACTTCGACTTCCACCCCCAACGAGGTCAGTGGACATGGTGGCATCGAGTATGTGATGATGCAGAAAACTGCCTCGACAAAACGTTTCAATGTCCTGAATACGCCGGCGCTGAAGAAGCGATGTTGAAACTCGCTTCACGCTCCTGGGTAAAGGAGGGGTTCGAGTATAAACTGAACGCGGTGAATTGGCTAAGATCTTGTCGTAGAGT ATACCAAGAAACTCTCCCTGTACTTTACACTTCTACGACATTTGTTTTCACGCATGGCATTGATCAGCTCTTCCGCCTGTCGCGCGTCATGCCACAGGACCATCTGGCACTCATCACATCACTCTCTGTTGAAATCGACATCTACCGGATCATGAAGTGGCCACCTCATATCGACATCCGATTCAAGTCTTTTTATGAGGAAGTCTTCAGGATCCTGCTCTGTGAGCTTAAGAATGTGAAGGATCTTCGGTTTTCAATCGCGGGATTGTCGCAGCATGCTGACAGCCCAGTGCAGTGGATCAGTCACGACGAATGGGATTGGATTGCGCCATGGGAGGGATTGGCGTCTAGtcggagttggagaaggctAGAGATCGCGGTACCAAGAGCCTGGGTCCCTGAGTTTGAGGGAGTGGTGCAGCGGAACAGCGTTGTGGAGGAGCAGAAGAGGTATCGGCTTGTGGTTGGGAGTGATGGTTGGCCTAGAGGGTGGTAG
- a CDS encoding class I glutamine amidotransferase-like protein, with translation MVRSIHIAVLDVDIPPRKLYESHGLCSAHFRNILRETASRLNETSLAHDDPIDISVTPYDIRGGHYPDLRKLRGHPDHVVYPDTSQIDAILITGGAPGVYEMDMSPWMQRLQTFLKTVFEQYPEVRILGTCFGHQLIGHALMRNPADTERDVFVEKCPLGREVGIYTVQLEKNFVKAFPLALGHLPQQQLRIQMFHGDRVMAVKKGSTSTLDDKACLPAPWINVGSTPICPIQGLYYPGRVLSVQGHYELDAFGMQNMCLEFAPSFGWKDSKLALFLEQVGPHETERRDDARSFATAVVCFLAGMEGLHTGE, from the coding sequence ATGGTCCGCAGCATCCACATTGCCGTCCTTGACGTCGATATCCCCCCCCGAAAGCTGTACGAATCTCACGGTCTGTGCAGTGCTCACTTTCGTAACATCCTCCGGGAGACTGCCTCCCGTCTGAACGAGACCTCCCTAGCCCACGATGACCCCATCGACATATCAGTCACTCCATATGACATCCGAGGAGGACATTATCCTGACTTGCGCAAGCTGAGAGGTCATCCTGACCACGTTGTCTACCCTGACACCTCTCAAATTGATGCCATCCTGATCACAGGCGGCGCACCGGGTGTGTACGAAATGGACATGTCGCCCTGGATGCAGCGCTTGCAGACCTTTCTCAAGACCGTCTTTGAACAATACCCAGAGGTCCGAATTCTAGGCACTTGCTTCGGGCACCAGCTTATCGGACACGCTCTGATGAGAAACCCGGCTGACACTGAGCGAGATGTGTTCGTTGAGAAATGTCCCCTCGGGAGAGAAGTGGGTATATATACCGTTCAGTTGGAGAAGAACTTCGTCAAGGCTTTTCCATTGGCACTAGGTCATTTGCCGCAGCAACAGCTGAGGATTCAAATGTTCCATGGTGATCGTGTCATGGCGGTTAAGAAGGGATCTACTAGCACGCTCGATGATAAGGCTTGTCTCCCTGCGCCATGGATTAATGTCGGAAGCACACCTATTTGTCCCATCCAGGGGCTGTACTACCCGGGAAGGGTCCTCTCCGTCCAAGGCCATTATGAGCTAGACGCGTTCGGTATGCAGAACATGTGCTTGGAGTTTGCACCGAGCTTCGGATGGAAAGATTCGAAGCTTGCATTGTTCTTGGAGCAGGTTGGTCCACATGAGACAGAGCGACGAGATGATGCGAGGTCCTTTGCTACTGCTGTTGTGTGTTTTTTGGCGGGTATGGAGGGACTTCACACTGGCGAATAG
- a CDS encoding thermophilic glucose-6-phosphate isomerase, whose translation MKAASLAFISFLPSVLGAVVHDKRSGFKDGQPISDNGKGAPLLGGTNKALDLQNPDNLGQPSTDNGFVPNLKWSFSDSKTRLFPGGWVREQVIQDLPQSHDISGAQQHLKKGAIRELHWHRVAEWGFLYSGSLLLSGVDENGQFTTEKLEEGDIWYFPKGVAHNVQGLDDENEYLLVFDDGDFEKVGTTFMVDDWITHTPRDILAKNFGVDASVFDKVPEKFPYILNGTVSDEANNTPQGTLTGNSSYVYHTYKHPSEPVPGSGGTFRKIDSKNFPVSQTIAAALVELEPKGLRELHWHPNAEEWLYFHKGNARATVFLGDSKARTFDFTAGDTAVFPDNSGHYIENTSETEKLVWIEIYKSDRVADISLAQWLALTPADVVATTLKVDIEVVKQIKKEKQVLVKGK comes from the exons ATGAAGGCAGCGAGCTTAGCATTCATAAGCTTCCTACCGTCCGTCCTCGGGGCGGTCGTTCATGACAAGCGCTCTGGCTTTAAGGACGGCCAGCCCATAAGTGACAACGGCAAAGGAGCACCTCTTCTAG GCGGGACAAACAAAGCACTTGACTTGCAAAACCCCGACAACCTTGGCCAGCCCAGTACCGACAATGGTTTCGTCCCTAACCTGAAGTGGAGCTTTTCTGACTCCAAAACAAGGCTCTTCCCGGGTGGCTGGGTACGCGAGCAAGTCATTCAGGATCTACCGCAGAGCCACGACATTTCTGGTGCACAACAGCATCTGAAAAAGGGTGCGATTCGGGAGCTGCATTGGCATCGTGTT GCGGAATGGGGATTCCTATACTCTGGCTCTCTCTTGCTTTCCGGTGTGGATGAAAATGGCCAGTTCACGACCGAAAAGTTGGAAGAAGGCGACATCTGGTATTTCCCTAAAGGTGTTGCGCACAACGTGCAAGGCCTtgacgatgagaatgagTACCTTCTGGTCTTCGATGATGGTGACTTTGAGAAAGTTGG GACAACTTTCATGGTCGATGACTGGATAACTCACACACCACGCGATATTCTCGCAAAGAACTTTGGTGTTGACGCATCAGTCTTCGATAAAGTGCCCGAGAAATTTCCCTATATCCTCAATGGCACTGTCAGCGACGAGGCGAACAACACTCCTCAAGGCACATTGACTGGTAACAGTTCCTATGTGTATCACACTTACAAGCATCCCTCTGAGCCAGTGCCTGGCAGTGGTGGTACTTTTAGAAAGATTGATTCGAAGAATTTCCCCGTGAGTCAGACTATTGCTGCTGCATTGGTGGAGCTTGAGCCCAAAGGGTTGCGAGAGTTGCACTGGCATCCGAAC GCGGAGGAATGGCTGTATTTCCACAAGGGTAACGCTCGCGCTACGGTGTTCTTGGGTGACTCGAAGGCTCGCACATTTGATTTTACCGCCGGTGACACTGCCGTTTTCCCTGATAATAGTG GTCATTACATTGAAAATACCTCGGAGACTGAGAAGTTGGTGTGGATTGAGATTTACAAGAGTGATCGTGTGGCTGATATCTCGTTGGCACAATGGCTTGCTCTCACTCCTGCCGATGTCGTGGCTACTACCTTAAAGGTCGATATTGAAGTCGTCAAGCAGATcaaaaaggagaaacaggTCTTGGTAAAAGGTAAATAG
- a CDS encoding uncharacterized protein (expressed protein), which yields MDDLDSLYGSEDERESTVSHSTSSVKSQDPTYRIQRNQTSRKTFQEQVTYMVGQFMVRGTHTPMETLQDWRTYGLKIHYNTIEPGHVTWIHPDQLLYQHIQFTMSNFRAFVHGLTAATHAILCDDLMFGQTPVISWQTLYDDPTQTAVGWSFLRDSRTKWPVDGATWLIERVREPGVQKQFIHYRQPTQFQPRLVIKYLQRVTEFKEKLAVLIHIVSGQLSRIPELLSLQHVNTETNRRRNIFIEDGIVSFVSAYHKGFHASNDVKVIDLYLPLEVGELLVWYLWLVLRFVSATGDLVSDRRIVHPRFHVRISLGARSWNAAYAVI from the coding sequence atggatgatcttgattCGCTGTACGGGAGTGAGGATGAGCGAGAGTCCACCGTATCCCACTCCACATCCTCGGTGAAGAGCCAGGATCCTACGTACCGCATCCAGCGGAATCAGACGTCGCGGAAGACATTCCAGGAGCAGGTAACATACATGGTTGGCCAGTTTATGGTCCGAGGAACACACACACCAATGGAGACGCTGCAGGACTGGCGTACGTATGGGCTGAAGATCCATTATAACACCATTGAGCCTGGGCATGTGACGTGGATACACCCCGATCAATTGCTATACCAGCACATACAGTTCACCATGAGTAATTTCCGGGCATTTGTCCATGGCTTAACGGCAGCCACGCATGCGATTTTATGCGACGATCTGATGTTTGGGCAGACCCCTGTCATTTCATGGCAGACATTGTACGACGATCCTACCCAAACAGCTGTTGGATGGAGTTTCTTGCGAGATTCTCGGACAAAGTGGCCGGTGGACGGCGCCACGTGGCTGATAGAGCGTGTACGGGAGCCGGGCGTGCAGAAACAGTTCATCCATTACCGTCAGCCCACGCAGTTTCAACCACGGTTGGTTATAAAGTATCTGCAGCGGGTGACCGAATTTAAGGAAAAGCTGGCGGTTCTTATACATATTGTCAGTGGTCAGCTCAGTCGAATCCCCGAGCTGTTGAGCTTACAGCACGTCAACACCGAGACCAACCGTCGTCgaaatatatttattgagGATGGTATAGTCTCCTTTGTATCCGCGTACCACAAAGGGTTTCACGCGAGTAATGACGTCAAggtaatagatctatatctaCCCCTTGAGGTCGGTGAGTTACTGGTGTGGTATCTGTGGTTGGTATTGCGGTTCGTTTCAGCAACTGGAGACCTGGTATCAGACCGAAGAATTGTCCACCCCCGCTTCCACGTCCGCATATCTCTGGGGGCCCGATCCTGGAACGCAGCGTACGCGGTCATCTAA
- a CDS encoding Rhodanese-like domain-containing protein yields the protein MSTDPFPSILVSPEDFHNAKKSATRRVIPVAAGRGTLRSSYEKQHIPGSVFFDMDVIADNTSPYPQMLPTASHFAHCMGEMGIQPDDILVVYDAVEIGMYSAPRVAWACRLFGHDSVHVLNNFRLYTEQGYPIQEGNMSPLPQTVYPVHEPGANQVIAFEELRNIILHERKNYDIIDARIPGRFSGTQEEADSTLRSGHMPSAINIPLAAVLDTESKAFLPLPELKRLFETAGIDGTRPVILTCNSGVTAAALDLSLQETGYDMERRVYDGSWMEWTRRAESDLVVRD from the exons ATGTCCACCGACCCTTTTCCCTCCATTCTGGTGAGTCCAGAAGATTTTCACAATGCCAAGAAATCAGCAACCCGTCGTGTCATTCCAGTAGCGGCAGGGCGTGGGACACTGCGCTCATCCTACGAAAAGCAGCATATACCAGGCTCAGT TTTCTTTGATATGGATGTCATAGCAGACAACACATCACCGTACCCCCAGATGCTTCCCACGGCCAGTCACTTCGCCCACTGCATGGGAGAAATGGGTATCCAACCGGACGACATCCTGGTCGTCTACGATGCAGTCGAGATAGGCATGTATAGCGCACCGCGCGTAGCATGGGCCTGTCGCCTCTTCGGACATGATTCGGTACATGTCTTGAACAATTTCCGTCTGTATACGGAACAAGGATATCCAATTCAAGAAGGAAATATGTCGCCGCTCCCACAGACTGTTTACCCTGTTCACGAACCAGGTGCGAACCAAGTTATCGCATTTGAGGAATTGCGGAACATTATTTTGCATGAACGGAAGAATTACGACATCATAGACGCCAGAATCCCAGGTCGTTTTTCGGGGACGCAGGAAGAAGCTGATTCCACTCTCCGGTCGGGACACATGCCTTCTGCGATCAATATTCCGTTGGCAGCGGTGTTGGACACAGAATCGAAGGCTTTTCTGCCATTGCCAGAACTGAAGAGGCTCTTTGAGACCGCGGGTATCGATGGCACTAGACCGGTTATCTTGACTTGTAATTCTGGAGTAACTGCCGCCGCATTGGACTTATCTTTACAGGAGACAGGTTACGATATGGAAAGGAGGGTGTATGATGGGAGCTGGATGGAGTGGACGAGGAGGGCGGAAAGTGACTTGGTAGTCAGGGATTGA